Proteins encoded within one genomic window of Bradyrhizobium sp. CB1717:
- a CDS encoding LuxR family transcriptional regulator, with protein MDLFSFTECANQTHSLRALFELLVGCATKEGFSEVAYGALNFVEPLRLAEYPPPTVAVKWPPDWCDRYFKRKYHTIDPVVRRTPMLTRPFLWDQLADHYQLRPDERRVLDEAREAGLKHGMSVPLFGPLGRISVVSFASAFDDADPQDRIGHLKALAWQFHTAYGDIARPCDNGCERKVALSQREISCMRWVAEGKSSWEIGKILGISYNTVNFHVKNAMRKLDATSRIQAVAIAIRLNVL; from the coding sequence ATGGACCTCTTTAGCTTCACCGAATGCGCTAACCAAACGCATTCACTCAGAGCGCTATTCGAGCTTCTTGTAGGCTGTGCCACCAAGGAAGGTTTCAGTGAAGTCGCATACGGCGCTCTCAACTTCGTTGAGCCACTTCGGCTGGCGGAGTATCCACCCCCGACAGTGGCTGTGAAGTGGCCGCCAGACTGGTGCGATCGATACTTCAAACGCAAATACCATACTATCGATCCGGTGGTTCGGCGGACGCCGATGCTTACGCGGCCGTTTTTGTGGGATCAACTCGCCGACCACTATCAGCTTCGACCGGACGAAAGACGCGTACTGGACGAGGCGAGAGAGGCGGGGCTGAAGCATGGCATGAGCGTGCCGTTGTTTGGGCCGTTGGGTCGGATATCTGTGGTGTCGTTTGCATCTGCGTTCGACGATGCTGATCCTCAGGACCGCATCGGTCATCTCAAGGCGCTGGCTTGGCAGTTTCACACCGCCTATGGCGACATCGCTCGTCCCTGCGATAATGGTTGCGAAAGAAAAGTTGCACTATCGCAGCGGGAGATCAGTTGCATGCGGTGGGTGGCAGAGGGGAAATCGTCATGGGAAATTGGGAAGATCCTGGGAATCAGCTACAATACAGTCAACTTTCATGTCAAGAACGCGATGCGCAAGCTGGATGCGACCAGCCGAATTCAAGCGGTCGCTATAGCTATTCGCCTCAATGTTCTTTGA
- a CDS encoding outer membrane beta-barrel protein, protein MKKILILTASIGALGAAAPSFGTDLAGQPVKVKAPLLPVAAPIIDWSGYYIGINGGWGTSHNCWDFNGVTPEGCHNSTGGTIGGQIGYRWQIFNMVYGIEGQGNWADFSGSNVSTAFPANTVGTTTDAFGLLTGHIGYAFNAVLLYGKGGAAVTSNNYVLNSVASGTELANSNDVRWGGVLGAGAEVSLTPTWSAGVEYNHLFMQRSNISFPGFLGTDRAHQDIDLITARLNYKFGSPFAKY, encoded by the coding sequence ATGAAAAAGATTCTGATTCTGACTGCAAGCATTGGCGCACTCGGCGCCGCCGCTCCCTCATTCGGCACGGACTTGGCCGGACAGCCCGTCAAGGTCAAGGCGCCACTGCTGCCGGTCGCAGCCCCGATTATCGACTGGTCCGGCTACTATATCGGTATCAATGGTGGTTGGGGAACGAGCCACAATTGCTGGGATTTCAATGGTGTTACTCCCGAGGGCTGCCATAATTCGACCGGCGGGACCATTGGCGGCCAGATTGGCTATCGTTGGCAGATCTTCAACATGGTCTACGGCATCGAAGGTCAGGGCAACTGGGCCGACTTCAGCGGCTCCAATGTCAGCACCGCCTTTCCGGCAAACACCGTTGGCACCACGACAGACGCATTCGGTCTACTCACGGGACATATCGGCTACGCGTTCAATGCCGTCCTACTTTACGGAAAGGGTGGTGCTGCGGTGACCAGCAACAACTATGTCCTCAATTCGGTCGCTTCTGGCACCGAGCTTGCCAACAGCAATGATGTGCGTTGGGGTGGCGTGCTGGGGGCCGGTGCCGAAGTTAGCCTCACGCCGACCTGGTCAGCTGGCGTCGAGTATAATCACTTGTTCATGCAGCGCAGCAACATAAGCTTCCCAGGGTTTCTCGGCACGGACCGCGCCCACCAGGACATTGATCTCATCACGGCACGGCTCAATTACAAGTTTGGCTCGCCCTTTGCCAAATACTGA
- a CDS encoding NolY — protein MELDPSNSRSEDLKHRIDLQLDIVAALIREEGNELEAVRLLNALTNQMITAELELGRLGDTRTRAGDRQTTRLSRDRGVYYPEDLQVLGRLLDQAVAALPAVLRTPANRMKIAKLILSRAAAD, from the coding sequence GTGGAACTTGACCCTTCCAATTCACGTTCAGAGGACCTCAAGCATCGCATCGACCTGCAACTCGACATCGTGGCCGCCCTCATACGCGAAGAGGGGAACGAGCTCGAAGCGGTCCGACTGCTAAATGCACTCACAAATCAGATGATTACGGCGGAACTGGAGCTCGGCCGGCTCGGCGATACGAGAACCCGCGCCGGCGACCGGCAAACGACGCGACTGTCGCGAGACCGTGGCGTTTACTACCCAGAAGACCTTCAGGTTTTGGGACGCCTTCTCGATCAGGCCGTGGCGGCATTACCGGCAGTGCTCCGAACCCCCGCCAATCGAATGAAGATCGCGAAACTAATTCTGTCACGTGCAGCAGCGGACTGA